A window from Nitrospira sp. encodes these proteins:
- a CDS encoding site-2 protease family protein yields MDTLAPILHKISYMGLPLLVAMVLHEYAHGWAADKCGDPTAKLQGRLTLNPLAHIDPLGTIILPLLCLALPGSFLLGWAKPVPVDPRNMRQPRRDMALVAAAGPGMNLVLAVLGALVVAALFAVDPSLLAKRPGNADGEPASLATMILLPISVMALYSVMINVFLALFNLIPIPPLDGGRILTCLLPPAPALALARLEPYGMMILMGLIVFDKELRVIHTITSTFATALSGTILSTALGLGAGASQ; encoded by the coding sequence ATGGACACACTCGCTCCCATCCTCCATAAGATTTCATACATGGGTCTCCCGCTCCTCGTCGCGATGGTGCTGCATGAATATGCCCACGGATGGGCCGCCGATAAATGCGGCGATCCGACCGCGAAGCTGCAAGGCCGCCTGACCCTGAATCCCCTGGCGCATATCGACCCGCTCGGCACCATCATTCTGCCGTTGCTCTGCCTCGCGTTGCCGGGAAGCTTCCTCCTCGGCTGGGCCAAGCCGGTGCCGGTCGATCCGCGCAACATGCGCCAGCCGCGCCGCGACATGGCGCTGGTCGCCGCCGCAGGGCCCGGCATGAATCTCGTCTTAGCGGTCCTCGGTGCGCTGGTCGTCGCGGCGCTCTTTGCCGTCGATCCATCCCTGCTGGCCAAACGTCCCGGCAATGCCGACGGCGAACCCGCGAGCCTGGCCACGATGATCCTGCTGCCCATCAGCGTCATGGCCCTCTACTCGGTGATGATCAACGTCTTTCTGGCGCTCTTCAATTTGATTCCGATCCCGCCGCTCGACGGCGGGCGCATCCTGACTTGCCTCTTGCCCCCCGCCCCGGCGCTCGCGCTCGCGCGGTTGGAGCCCTACGGCATGATGATTCTCATGGGCTTGATCGTCTTCGATAAAGAACTCCGGGTCATCCACACCATCACCAGCACATTCGCCACGGCCCTGTCCGGCACGATCTTGTCGACGGCACTGGGCCTCGGCGCAGGAGCCTCGCAATGA
- a CDS encoding NlpC/P60 family protein, with translation MSANPRRLTLIGTTVVILTLVGCASTPVARVPASRFEVTPVQKSPSATATRTGIVHTATKLLGARLIESNGRRVAYDCAGVTRAIYLEHGIDLYNSSTTDRRANGVRLIYNHMRQHGRLHQGPIVQPGDLVFFDNTWDFNGDGRLNDPLTHVGVVERIEPDGTVVFISRVAEAVERYRMNLALPHVHKTADGRILNDYIRRKRQTDPEEMGHLAGELFTFYGTRITQ, from the coding sequence ATGTCCGCTAACCCGCGACGCCTCACACTGATCGGCACCACGGTGGTCATCCTGACACTCGTCGGCTGCGCCAGCACACCCGTGGCGCGCGTGCCCGCCTCCCGCTTCGAGGTCACGCCGGTCCAGAAATCGCCCTCTGCCACCGCCACCAGAACCGGAATCGTCCACACCGCGACCAAGCTCCTCGGCGCCAGACTGATCGAGAGCAACGGGAGACGCGTGGCCTATGACTGCGCCGGTGTCACCCGCGCCATCTACCTCGAACACGGCATCGATCTGTATAACAGCAGCACGACGGATCGGCGAGCGAACGGCGTTCGACTGATTTACAACCACATGCGGCAGCACGGACGGCTCCACCAGGGACCGATCGTGCAGCCCGGCGATCTCGTCTTCTTCGACAACACCTGGGACTTCAATGGCGACGGCAGGTTGAACGATCCGCTGACCCACGTCGGCGTGGTCGAACGGATCGAACCAGACGGCACTGTGGTGTTTATCAGCCGCGTCGCGGAAGCCGTCGAACGCTACCGCATGAATCTAGCGCTCCCCCACGTCCATAAGACGGCAGACGGACGCATCCTGAACGACTACATCCGCCGCAAACGGCAGACCGATCCGGAAGAGATGGGCCATCTGGCCGGCGAGCTCTTCACCTTCTACGGAACCCGCATCACGCAATAA
- a CDS encoding class I SAM-dependent methyltransferase → MTTKRERHHTTSQIVAPTIRIYEQGATTFLQRWISRRKRPPALLLDSLTRLPKHSSILDLGCGGAQDARVLHAKGFRVVGMDLTTAFLRAAQSTAPSVPLVLADMRDMPFRDASFDAVWAAACLMHVPKSEAAQVLKRLSRIVCPGGMLAATVTYGTQSRILTDGWMPGRYFARWQRAEWARVVEQNGWTIDSLRVVSNQERKGRWLNLVARRAM, encoded by the coding sequence ATGACCACGAAGCGTGAACGGCACCATACCACAAGTCAAATCGTTGCGCCGACCATCCGGATCTATGAGCAAGGGGCGACAACGTTTCTGCAGCGCTGGATCAGTCGTCGTAAGCGACCTCCGGCTCTGTTACTCGACTCGCTCACCCGGCTGCCAAAGCATTCGAGCATTCTCGATCTCGGCTGTGGCGGCGCGCAAGACGCGCGGGTTCTTCATGCAAAAGGATTTCGTGTCGTCGGGATGGATCTGACGACGGCGTTTTTGCGGGCCGCGCAGAGCACGGCTCCATCTGTACCGCTGGTGCTTGCCGATATGCGTGACATGCCGTTTCGAGACGCATCATTTGATGCGGTTTGGGCGGCTGCCTGCTTGATGCATGTGCCCAAGTCTGAAGCCGCGCAGGTGCTCAAGAGGCTGAGTCGCATCGTTTGTCCCGGCGGGATGCTGGCGGCAACCGTCACGTATGGCACTCAGAGCCGCATTTTGACCGATGGGTGGATGCCCGGCCGCTACTTTGCCAGATGGCAGAGGGCTGAATGGGCCAGGGTGGTGGAACAAAACGGCTGGACGATTGACTCGCTGCGTGTCGTGTCGAACCAAGAGCGCAAAGGCCGGTGGCTGAATCTCGTCGCGAGACGCGCTATGTGA
- the trpS gene encoding tryptophan--tRNA ligase, producing the protein MTTAPRKRVLSGMQPSGLMHLGNYLGALENWKALQEDYECFFFVADWHALSTNYADTSRIREFVRELLIDWLAAGIDPKRSTVFIQSHIPEHAVLHLLLSMMVPVSWLERNPTYKEKQDEIKEKDLSTYGFLGYPVLQAADILLYKPDFVPVGKDQLPHLELTRELARRFNDIYKKSVFPEPKEHLTKFPKVLGTDGRKMSKSYGNTINLSDAEPVVRQKLKTMVTDPARVRRTDPGNPDVCPVYEFHKIYSPQAVQAQINTDCRTAAIGCIDCKKLVADKMVERMAPMWEARASLISHPSRIDEIVQDGSQRAAKVAKATLAEVNEAMKI; encoded by the coding sequence ATGACCACTGCACCACGTAAGCGCGTTCTCAGCGGTATGCAACCCAGCGGCTTGATGCATTTGGGCAACTATCTCGGCGCCTTGGAAAACTGGAAGGCGCTGCAGGAAGACTATGAGTGCTTCTTCTTCGTCGCCGACTGGCACGCCCTCTCGACGAACTACGCCGACACCAGCCGGATCCGCGAATTCGTGCGCGAACTCCTGATCGATTGGCTGGCCGCCGGCATCGATCCGAAACGCTCGACCGTCTTCATCCAGTCCCACATTCCCGAGCATGCCGTGCTGCACCTTCTCCTTTCGATGATGGTCCCCGTGTCCTGGCTGGAGCGGAATCCGACCTACAAAGAGAAGCAGGACGAGATCAAAGAAAAGGACCTCAGCACCTACGGCTTTCTCGGCTACCCCGTGCTGCAAGCTGCCGACATCTTGCTATACAAGCCGGACTTCGTTCCGGTAGGCAAAGACCAACTGCCTCATCTGGAACTGACGAGGGAACTCGCGCGGCGCTTCAACGATATCTACAAAAAGTCCGTCTTCCCCGAGCCCAAAGAACACCTCACTAAATTTCCCAAGGTCCTGGGCACCGATGGGCGGAAGATGAGCAAGAGCTACGGCAACACGATCAACCTGTCGGATGCGGAGCCGGTAGTCCGGCAAAAACTGAAGACGATGGTCACCGACCCGGCGCGCGTGCGGCGCACGGACCCGGGCAACCCCGACGTCTGCCCCGTCTATGAGTTCCACAAGATCTACTCGCCGCAAGCCGTGCAGGCGCAGATCAACACGGACTGTCGCACCGCTGCTATCGGCTGCATCGATTGCAAGAAACTGGTGGCGGATAAGATGGTCGAGCGCATGGCGCCCATGTGGGAAGCCCGCGCATCCCTCATCAGCCATCCCTCGCGCATCGACGAGATCGTGCAGGACGGCAGCCAGCGCGCCGCGAAAGTCGCGAAAGCGACCCTCGCCGAAGTAAACGAGGCGATGAAGATCTAA
- a CDS encoding SUMF1/EgtB/PvdO family nonheme iron enzyme — MPFLRWLPSLFLLLALSTPVSGATVAPKPSQELARHLTAIAALAKPAPTVTIPAGIFLLGSKRIDDDPYGIGTQFDDTELPQNHVWLDAYEMDRDEVSLGEYLAFLQQRKTPPSDELQKLIWHVITIHSVTDDTLSRWPALYVTWKEAQDLCLAAGKRLPTEAEWEKAARGTEGALFPWGNAIPDQKRAMFGQYHVHEIPILAPVESLEEGRSPYGLHHMAGNVAEWVQDWFGFDYYAYMTEKNPPGPTSGRYRSVRGGSWKSKVIMLRTATRSGSPPAQRSATIGFRCAKSVSVPAPESK, encoded by the coding sequence ATGCCATTCCTTCGCTGGCTCCCCTCGCTCTTCCTTCTACTTGCCCTATCGACGCCGGTATCGGGCGCCACTGTCGCGCCCAAGCCATCGCAAGAATTGGCGCGCCACCTCACCGCCATCGCGGCGCTGGCGAAGCCGGCGCCCACAGTCACCATACCCGCAGGCATCTTCCTCCTCGGAAGTAAGCGCATCGACGACGATCCGTACGGAATCGGGACACAATTCGACGATACAGAACTCCCGCAGAATCATGTTTGGCTCGATGCCTACGAGATGGATCGCGACGAAGTGAGCCTGGGAGAATACCTCGCGTTCTTGCAGCAGCGGAAAACGCCGCCCTCCGACGAGCTCCAGAAGTTGATCTGGCACGTCATCACCATCCACTCCGTCACCGACGACACGCTGTCGCGCTGGCCGGCCCTCTATGTGACGTGGAAGGAAGCACAGGATCTGTGCCTCGCCGCCGGCAAGCGGCTCCCCACTGAAGCCGAATGGGAAAAAGCGGCACGCGGAACGGAAGGCGCCCTCTTTCCTTGGGGCAATGCGATCCCCGACCAGAAACGGGCGATGTTCGGACAATATCATGTGCATGAGATTCCGATTCTCGCCCCGGTCGAGTCGCTGGAAGAAGGCCGCAGCCCCTACGGATTGCATCACATGGCCGGGAATGTCGCCGAGTGGGTCCAGGACTGGTTCGGCTTCGACTACTACGCCTACATGACGGAGAAAAATCCGCCGGGACCGACGAGCGGCCGTTACCGGAGCGTGCGCGGCGGATCATGGAAGAGCAAAGTCATCATGCTGCGAACGGCCACCCGTAGCGGCTCGCCCCCGGCGCAGCGCTCGGCCACGATCGGCTTTCGCTGTGCGAAGTCCGTATCGGTCCCGGCGCCTGAGTCTAAGTAG
- a CDS encoding IS3 family transposase, translating to AEIAEYIEMFYNRTRRHSHLKGVSPEAFEAVSNRA from the coding sequence AGCCGAGATCGCCGAGTACATCGAGATGTTCTATAATCGCACCCGCCGACACAGTCATCTGAAGGGGGTCAGTCCGGAGGCGTTTGAAGCCGTGTCAAACCGGGCTTAA
- a CDS encoding DUF5069 domain-containing protein, with translation MTNYPRSPKALLGGIAHLGRFIDKIKLRNAGQIQDYNYITVGFDKYLVDFLGIDPKAFEQKVLAGGTDEQLLAWVVANSKPHSHEEIAQWSQGLLSSAPKEDATRVRFQGRLDEIAKKRGVPVSALPPASTWVDAIELDEGRM, from the coding sequence ATGACGAACTATCCCCGCAGTCCCAAAGCCTTGCTTGGTGGCATTGCTCACCTGGGGCGGTTTATCGACAAGATCAAGCTCCGCAATGCCGGGCAGATTCAGGACTACAACTACATCACGGTCGGGTTCGACAAATACCTGGTCGATTTTCTGGGGATCGATCCGAAGGCGTTTGAACAAAAAGTCTTGGCCGGGGGGACTGATGAGCAATTGCTCGCCTGGGTGGTGGCGAATAGCAAGCCGCACTCGCACGAGGAGATTGCTCAGTGGTCGCAGGGCCTTCTGTCATCTGCCCCGAAAGAGGATGCGACGCGCGTGCGGTTTCAGGGCCGCCTCGACGAGATCGCCAAGAAACGGGGCGTACCCGTCAGTGCACTTCCGCCCGCGTCCACCTGGGTCGATGCGATCGAACTCGACGAAGGCCGCATGTAG
- a CDS encoding AAA family ATPase has protein sequence MALATSVHDLRTLIRSCHPLVIIETVEEERVLALLQSVAAQERMPLFEWSITRGLTRADDGPTLSKMTATPLALLQHLNGLTVEAVFWLKDLVPHLQDAAVTRQLREVSAVYGRSRSTCILTGHPIALPLDLEKIAVRLDLQLPDRTELQSMLQNVLSSLGTRAAPRRPRSTTMAQSILGSLTDTKPADASLSTQEREAILRALQGLTLHQARQVITRCVVEDGTLSADDVQKILKRKVQTIKDGGLLEYYPLEDNRFELGGFTNLKSWLERAKVGFTAEAKALNLTPPRGIMLVGVPGCGKSLAAKAIAREWQLPLLKLDAGRLFDKFVGESEKNFRKAIEMAESLSPIVLWIDEIEKAMAAGGGSGDADAGLSRRLFGAFLTWLQEKKQEVFVIATANNLALLPPELLRKGRFDEIFFVDLPDDGERESIWKIHLGLRKQDKTRFDLVKIVSASDGFSGSEIEQAVVAALYRALHQKTPLTTDLLIEELTHTVPLSVTRREDIDQLRETAQGRFVNVR, from the coding sequence ATGGCCTTAGCAACCAGCGTCCACGACCTCCGCACCTTGATCCGCTCCTGCCATCCGCTGGTCATCATCGAGACCGTGGAAGAAGAGCGCGTGCTGGCCTTGCTGCAATCCGTGGCCGCGCAAGAGCGCATGCCGCTGTTCGAATGGTCCATCACGAGAGGGCTTACCCGGGCCGACGACGGCCCCACGCTCAGCAAGATGACCGCGACTCCGCTGGCGCTGCTTCAGCACCTGAATGGGCTGACCGTCGAAGCGGTCTTCTGGCTGAAGGATCTTGTCCCGCATTTACAAGACGCGGCCGTCACTCGACAGCTGCGCGAAGTATCGGCGGTCTATGGCCGATCAAGATCTACCTGCATCCTCACCGGCCATCCCATCGCCCTGCCGCTCGATCTTGAAAAGATTGCCGTCCGCCTGGATCTCCAATTGCCGGATCGCACCGAGTTACAGTCCATGCTCCAGAACGTCCTCTCCTCGCTCGGGACCAGAGCCGCGCCTCGTCGTCCACGCTCCACAACCATGGCACAGAGCATCCTCGGCTCTCTCACCGACACCAAGCCGGCCGATGCAAGCCTCTCGACTCAGGAACGCGAGGCCATTCTCCGCGCCCTGCAGGGACTGACCCTGCATCAAGCCAGACAGGTCATCACGCGGTGCGTCGTCGAAGACGGCACGCTGTCCGCCGACGACGTGCAGAAGATCTTGAAACGCAAAGTCCAGACGATCAAAGACGGTGGGCTGCTGGAATACTATCCGCTTGAAGACAACCGATTTGAGTTGGGCGGATTTACGAACTTGAAATCCTGGCTGGAACGCGCGAAGGTCGGATTCACAGCCGAGGCCAAAGCGCTCAACCTGACCCCGCCACGGGGGATCATGCTGGTCGGAGTGCCGGGCTGCGGGAAATCGCTCGCAGCCAAGGCCATCGCGCGGGAATGGCAGCTCCCGCTGCTCAAACTCGACGCAGGCCGGTTGTTCGATAAGTTCGTCGGGGAATCGGAAAAGAATTTCCGCAAGGCGATCGAGATGGCCGAATCACTCTCGCCCATCGTGCTCTGGATCGATGAAATTGAAAAGGCGATGGCCGCAGGCGGCGGGAGCGGCGACGCCGACGCGGGCTTGAGCCGCCGGCTCTTCGGCGCGTTTCTCACCTGGTTGCAGGAAAAGAAGCAGGAAGTGTTCGTCATCGCGACCGCCAATAATCTCGCGCTGCTGCCGCCGGAACTCCTCCGCAAAGGCCGGTTCGATGAAATCTTCTTCGTCGATCTGCCGGATGACGGCGAACGAGAATCCATCTGGAAGATTCACCTGGGGCTCCGCAAGCAAGACAAGACACGGTTCGATCTGGTAAAAATCGTCAGCGCCAGCGACGGCTTCAGCGGCTCGGAGATCGAACAGGCCGTCGTCGCAGCACTCTATCGCGCGCTGCACCAAAAGACGCCGCTCACGACCGATTTACTGATTGAGGAATTGACGCACACCGTCCCGCTGTCGGTCACGCGGCGGGAAGATATCGATCAACTCAGGGAGACGGCGCAGGGCCGTTTCGTGAATGTCCGCTAA
- a CDS encoding MBL fold metallo-hydrolase, translating to MPTLIRKTFSVPPLGCNCSIIGDPVTKQAIVVDPGGAPERILREVQQLGLTVSHILHTHAHFDHFLASGEMQRLTGATLCLHQDDLDLWTNLEAQCRMFGVPYVAVPLPEYWIKDEERIMVGGVTLVGLHTPGHTPGSMSFHLPGESVVLAGDTLFRGSIGRTDLWGGDFDAIERSIRERLYTLADETTVVTGHGPETEIGVEKESNQFFRVE from the coding sequence ATGCCGACGTTAATTCGCAAGACTTTTTCTGTTCCCCCGCTCGGGTGCAATTGCTCCATCATCGGCGATCCGGTGACGAAGCAGGCCATTGTCGTCGATCCAGGCGGCGCGCCTGAGCGGATTCTTCGCGAGGTCCAGCAGTTAGGCCTGACCGTCAGCCACATTCTGCATACGCACGCTCACTTCGATCACTTTCTTGCGTCCGGCGAAATGCAGCGGTTGACCGGTGCAACGCTCTGTCTGCACCAGGATGATCTCGATCTCTGGACGAATCTGGAGGCGCAGTGCCGGATGTTCGGTGTGCCCTATGTGGCTGTGCCGCTGCCGGAATATTGGATCAAAGATGAAGAACGGATCATGGTCGGCGGTGTGACCCTGGTGGGCCTCCACACACCGGGTCACACGCCCGGCTCAATGAGCTTCCATCTTCCTGGTGAGAGTGTGGTGTTGGCCGGAGATACCCTGTTCCGGGGCAGTATCGGCCGGACCGATTTGTGGGGCGGGGATTTCGATGCGATTGAGCGGTCGATCCGTGAACGGCTCTATACACTCGCCGATGAGACAACGGTGGTGACCGGACACGGACCGGAAACGGAGATCGGAGTCGAGAAGGAATCGAACCAGTTTTTTCGCGTGGAGTGA
- a CDS encoding penicillin-binding protein activator — protein MQPQPAPATELKAPLPDPPVLAQAKRLLDKGEAESAATVLRRFLATSPRPEHLDDTYLLLGAALYNMKEYSEAIRYLNQLQTEFPASDLSERGKIMLARTHAAMGNIDLALPLLTQLRTGTTDEDTKHEALRLTAEFLVQKKEYVRAIEALLQESAAGTEEHVAETRAQIREFINEKLDKKALTRLHDLYPKSFPGDLAAIRLIELYTGRGEDHLAERQIQQFLAQFPEHPYGSKAADTLALLKTRLKANQFFIATVLPLSGRLAPFANEVLEGIQLAVERAREQSGMPPVGLIVKDNESDKPSFLEDHAALLNEDRPMAVIGPMLSKNLPVMAEMAERAKIPLITPAATFPNVRRLGSFVFSTTLTHALQAKRIAAYATGEQGYRRFCILYPDTTYGREQARLFAQEVRQHEGEVIAMESFKEGDSDFSPQIKRLKAEDLKKYGLAVPYDPSRPAGKPVGKSDKRILYTPGFDAIFIPSRASEIGLLAAQLAFHDVKVPLLGTNGWNSPDFLRTADRTVDGAVFVDGFFAESANAAVQDFVQRFQKRFQGSPTLFTMQGYDAAKLVLEAIRRGATSGDAVQEFLTTQRDLPTLMGPAGFGAEGTLQRPLALLQVKHGKFVQLD, from the coding sequence GTGCAGCCCCAACCGGCCCCCGCGACGGAACTCAAAGCGCCGCTGCCTGATCCCCCGGTGCTTGCGCAAGCCAAGCGATTGCTCGACAAGGGCGAGGCAGAGTCCGCCGCCACCGTCCTTCGGCGGTTTCTCGCAACCTCCCCGCGCCCGGAGCATTTGGATGACACCTACCTGCTGCTCGGAGCCGCTCTGTACAACATGAAGGAATACTCCGAGGCCATACGATACTTGAACCAGCTGCAGACCGAATTCCCGGCGTCCGACTTGAGCGAGCGGGGGAAGATCATGCTGGCCCGCACCCACGCGGCGATGGGCAACATCGATCTGGCGCTGCCCCTGCTCACACAATTGCGCACCGGCACGACCGACGAAGACACGAAGCACGAAGCCCTCCGGCTCACCGCCGAATTTCTGGTGCAGAAAAAAGAGTATGTCCGCGCCATCGAAGCCCTGCTCCAAGAGAGCGCCGCCGGTACCGAAGAGCACGTAGCGGAGACGCGGGCACAGATTCGCGAGTTCATCAACGAGAAGCTGGACAAGAAAGCGCTCACGCGACTGCACGACCTCTATCCGAAATCGTTCCCCGGCGATCTGGCCGCCATCCGCCTAATCGAGCTCTATACCGGGCGCGGAGAAGACCATCTGGCCGAACGCCAGATTCAACAATTTCTCGCGCAATTCCCCGAACACCCCTACGGCTCCAAGGCCGCCGACACGCTGGCGCTCCTCAAGACCAGATTGAAGGCGAACCAATTCTTCATCGCCACGGTCCTGCCGCTGTCCGGACGCCTCGCGCCGTTCGCCAATGAAGTACTGGAGGGCATTCAGCTGGCGGTCGAACGCGCGCGCGAACAGTCGGGGATGCCGCCCGTCGGACTGATCGTGAAAGACAACGAGTCGGACAAACCCTCGTTTCTCGAAGACCACGCCGCACTGCTGAACGAAGACCGGCCAATGGCCGTCATCGGGCCGATGCTCTCGAAAAATCTCCCCGTGATGGCCGAGATGGCCGAACGCGCAAAAATCCCGCTGATTACCCCGGCAGCCACGTTTCCCAATGTCCGACGACTGGGAAGCTTCGTCTTCAGCACCACCCTGACCCATGCCCTGCAAGCCAAGCGAATCGCAGCCTATGCCACCGGTGAACAAGGCTATCGCCGGTTTTGCATTCTGTATCCCGATACCACGTATGGCCGTGAACAGGCTCGCCTCTTTGCGCAAGAAGTCCGGCAGCATGAGGGCGAAGTCATCGCCATGGAATCGTTCAAAGAGGGCGATTCGGACTTCTCGCCGCAGATCAAGAGACTCAAGGCCGAAGACCTCAAGAAATACGGCCTCGCGGTTCCCTACGATCCCTCGCGACCTGCGGGAAAGCCGGTCGGCAAAAGCGACAAACGGATTCTCTACACGCCGGGCTTCGACGCGATCTTCATTCCCAGCCGCGCCAGTGAAATCGGCCTGCTCGCGGCACAACTCGCCTTTCACGACGTCAAAGTCCCGCTCTTGGGAACCAACGGATGGAACTCGCCGGACTTCCTGCGCACGGCTGACCGCACAGTGGACGGCGCCGTGTTTGTGGACGGATTCTTCGCGGAGAGCGCCAATGCCGCCGTGCAGGATTTCGTTCAACGCTTTCAGAAACGGTTTCAGGGCAGCCCCACCTTGTTCACCATGCAAGGGTACGATGCCGCCAAGCTGGTCCTGGAAGCGATTCGCCGGGGAGCGACGTCGGGCGACGCCGTTCAAGAATTCCTGACCACGCAGCGCGATCTCCCCACGCTGATGGGACCGGCCGGCTTCGGAGCGGAAGGCACCCTCCAACGCCCCCTCGCGCTGCTCCAAGTCAAACACGGGAAATTCGTCCAACTCGACTAG